The following are encoded in a window of Halosolutus halophilus genomic DNA:
- a CDS encoding IclR family transcriptional regulator encodes MSMDRDSGDETGVETTRKTFGILEALKDEEGLTIAELTRRTELTKSTVYRHLSTLTDMGYVIERDGAYYIGLRLLEIGEQTRNREAGYKAAKRKVFELGQETDERALFLVEEESEGVYLHRYGSLSDTMIGKRRPLHSLASGKVVLAEWDEDEVDRFVEEKGLERHTSHTITDADALTDELDRIRERGYAVNDEEYMDGLCGVAVPVYTPDDDLLGALGLFGPTSRFRDEYVHDDLVNRLWDKAGEIKVTLAYG; translated from the coding sequence ATGAGCATGGATCGAGATTCGGGGGACGAAACGGGGGTCGAGACGACCCGGAAGACGTTCGGAATCCTCGAAGCTCTCAAGGACGAGGAGGGACTCACGATCGCCGAACTCACGCGGCGGACGGAGTTGACGAAGAGCACCGTCTACCGCCACCTCTCGACGCTCACCGACATGGGATACGTGATCGAGCGTGACGGTGCGTACTACATCGGCCTGCGACTGCTCGAGATCGGTGAACAGACGCGAAACCGCGAAGCGGGATACAAGGCCGCGAAACGCAAAGTGTTCGAACTCGGCCAGGAGACCGACGAGCGGGCGCTGTTCCTGGTCGAGGAGGAATCCGAAGGCGTCTACCTCCACCGGTACGGCAGCCTCTCGGACACGATGATCGGGAAGCGTCGGCCCCTGCACTCGCTGGCCTCGGGAAAGGTCGTTCTCGCGGAGTGGGACGAGGACGAGGTCGATCGCTTCGTCGAGGAGAAAGGGCTCGAACGACACACGTCGCACACGATCACGGACGCGGACGCTCTCACCGACGAACTCGATCGGATCCGCGAACGGGGATACGCGGTCAACGACGAGGAGTACATGGACGGCCTCTGTGGGGTCGCGGTCCCGGTCTACACGCCGGACGACGACCTGCTCGGCGCGTTGGGGCTGTTCGGCCCCACGAGTCGGTTCAGGGACGAGTACGTCCACGACGACCTCGTCAATCGCCTGTGGGACAAGGCGGGCGAGATCAAGGTGACGCTCGCGTACGGCTGA
- a CDS encoding FAD-dependent oxidoreductase: MDDPFVIVGGDAAGMSAASKAKRENPDLDVIVFEKGEWVSYAACGMPYYVKGAVDDLEDLVAVTPEEFREERDVDLRTGHEVVSIDPEAKTVTVETDGDRFDQPYGAMLIGTGARAVEPPFDGFDLGGVFTLRSMDEADAIEDYVDAHEPASAAIVGGGYVGVEMAEALTERGIDVSIFEMLPQTLQPFGKETARVVEDHLRDQGVELHLETAVQGFAGGEHVEAVELEDDSVPADVVIVGVGVAPNVELAAEAGIELGPTGAIATDEYGRTNYDDVYAAGDCAEATNVVTGEPDHVPLALTANRAGRAIGTTVAGDPTPTGGTAGTAIVKAFDLGAARTGVIDPDLAREVGFDPVSVTIEAPTRPHYYPGATDLTVTLVADRESERVLGASVVGREGAKRIDTVATALHADLIVPELQNLDLAYAPPFSPVWDPILTAAKVLAGKLED, encoded by the coding sequence ATGGACGACCCGTTCGTAATCGTCGGCGGTGACGCTGCCGGGATGAGTGCCGCGAGCAAAGCGAAGCGCGAGAATCCGGACCTCGACGTGATCGTCTTCGAGAAAGGCGAGTGGGTCTCGTATGCGGCCTGTGGCATGCCCTACTACGTGAAGGGGGCCGTCGACGACCTCGAGGACCTCGTCGCCGTGACGCCCGAGGAGTTCCGCGAGGAACGCGACGTGGACCTCCGGACCGGACACGAAGTCGTCTCGATCGATCCGGAGGCGAAGACCGTCACCGTCGAGACCGACGGCGATCGGTTCGACCAGCCCTACGGTGCCATGCTGATCGGTACCGGCGCTCGCGCCGTCGAACCACCGTTCGACGGGTTCGATCTCGGGGGCGTGTTCACCCTGCGAAGCATGGACGAGGCGGACGCGATCGAGGACTACGTCGACGCCCACGAACCGGCGTCCGCGGCGATCGTCGGCGGCGGCTACGTCGGCGTCGAGATGGCGGAAGCGCTCACCGAACGCGGAATCGACGTTTCGATCTTCGAGATGCTCCCGCAGACGCTCCAGCCCTTCGGGAAGGAGACCGCGCGTGTCGTCGAAGACCACCTCCGCGATCAGGGCGTCGAACTGCACCTCGAGACGGCGGTCCAGGGGTTCGCCGGCGGCGAACACGTCGAGGCGGTCGAACTGGAAGACGACTCCGTGCCCGCGGACGTCGTCATCGTCGGCGTCGGCGTCGCGCCGAACGTCGAACTCGCCGCGGAGGCCGGGATCGAACTCGGACCGACGGGTGCCATCGCGACCGACGAGTACGGCCGCACGAACTACGACGACGTTTACGCCGCGGGCGACTGTGCGGAGGCGACGAACGTCGTGACCGGCGAACCCGATCACGTCCCGCTGGCACTGACCGCCAACCGCGCCGGGCGAGCGATCGGTACCACCGTCGCGGGCGATCCCACGCCGACCGGCGGCACGGCCGGCACGGCGATCGTCAAGGCCTTCGACCTCGGGGCGGCCCGGACCGGGGTGATCGACCCCGATCTGGCGCGAGAGGTCGGCTTCGACCCCGTCTCCGTGACGATCGAGGCGCCGACGCGCCCGCACTACTATCCCGGCGCGACCGATCTCACCGTGACGCTGGTCGCCGATCGGGAGAGCGAGCGCGTGCTCGGCGCCAGCGTGGTCGGCCGCGAGGGCGCAAAGCGGATCGACACGGTCGCGACGGCGCTGCACGCGGACCTTATCGTCCCGGAGCTGCAGAACCTCGACCTCGCGTACGCGCCGCCGTTCAGCCCCGTCTGGGATCCGATCCTCACCGCGGCGAAGGTGCTTGCCGGCAAACTCGAGGACTAG
- a CDS encoding DUF3006 domain-containing protein: MAANFKLSRRGLVRTLGTGIGATTVASTSIGARTGSDADESAGAERYVAVVDRIVDDRHVVLLLEADGELVDQHVEPASKLADVEEGDVLHVVIRDGDRCTYQHLPNRSGDPAAPDSGRDS, encoded by the coding sequence ATGGCAGCCAACTTTAAACTGTCCCGACGCGGTCTCGTTCGAACACTCGGCACCGGTATCGGCGCGACGACCGTCGCCTCGACGAGCATCGGCGCACGGACGGGTTCCGACGCCGACGAATCGGCGGGCGCGGAGCGATACGTCGCCGTCGTCGATCGGATCGTCGACGACAGACACGTCGTGCTCCTGCTCGAGGCGGACGGCGAACTCGTCGATCAACACGTCGAACCGGCGTCGAAGCTGGCCGACGTCGAGGAGGGCGACGTTCTGCACGTCGTCATCAGGGACGGTGACCGCTGTACGTACCAGCACCTCCCGAACCGGTCCGGTGACCCTGCGGCTCCCGACTCCGGGCGGGACTCCTGA
- a CDS encoding TraB domain-containing protein: protein MTETGTITFVPSVHFSPAHRRRVRETIREVDPDVVAVELDERRFERLDRNQQSSPFDLTREFPPPTAAAYATLRALQRTVVRLYGLDPTKTDMETAIETAAELDTEVALIDDPIVETMDALGRRVGFETLPKLLVRAQLMGPEDYARQIEAMTTSFSDVDHGDDVQPMIDHVRRLLPEVAEVMIDGRDRSMANRLHRLRSDGYDVVAVVGAGHHNGIRRVLEELERDSTDPDTVVPIKTSSRSVTRIPID, encoded by the coding sequence ATGACCGAGACTGGCACCATCACGTTCGTCCCGAGCGTCCACTTCTCTCCGGCCCACCGACGGCGGGTTCGCGAGACGATTCGCGAGGTCGACCCCGACGTCGTCGCCGTCGAACTCGACGAGCGACGCTTCGAGCGACTCGATCGGAACCAGCAGTCGTCCCCCTTCGACCTGACCCGGGAGTTCCCGCCGCCGACCGCGGCCGCGTACGCGACACTGCGGGCCCTCCAGCGGACCGTCGTCCGGCTGTACGGACTCGACCCCACGAAGACCGACATGGAAACCGCGATCGAAACCGCCGCGGAACTGGACACCGAGGTCGCCCTCATCGACGACCCGATCGTGGAAACGATGGACGCGCTCGGACGACGCGTGGGGTTCGAGACGCTTCCGAAGCTGCTGGTTCGCGCACAGTTGATGGGGCCCGAGGACTACGCCAGACAGATCGAGGCGATGACGACGTCGTTCTCGGACGTCGATCACGGCGACGACGTCCAGCCGATGATCGACCACGTCCGACGACTGCTGCCGGAAGTCGCCGAGGTGATGATCGACGGACGCGACCGGTCGATGGCGAACCGTCTCCACCGGCTTCGCAGCGACGGGTACGACGTCGTCGCCGTCGTCGGTGCGGGCCACCACAACGGGATTCGACGCGTGCTCGAGGAACTCGAACGCGACTCCACCGATCCCGATACGGTCGTGCCGATCAAAACGTCCTCGCGATCGGTGACCCGGATCCCGATCGACTGA
- a CDS encoding archaea-specific SMC-related protein, with amino-acid sequence METGMDSEQRRTPERATLSVDNIGGIDETEVTFQQGITVLSGRNATNRTSLLQGIMAALGSDRVSLKADADEGGATLSFGDETYHRSLQRGGGTVVSDGDPYLDDPELADLFAFLLESNEARRAVARGDDLRELIMRPVDTDAITAEIEQYEQRKRDIDDRLAQLDELENRLPDLEAKRTRVIDEIERLQGELETAQADLEDANVDVEERRADQSELEDRLDELRETRSELERTRDRVETERESIEALETEREEVEERLDDLSTGGETEVDRLEAEIDVLQDEKAELSEEISQLQSTIQFNEQLLEESTEILGGGEETDGGSVTDQLLPDAESDSITCWTCGSTVARDQIETTIEQLQAARQDRLEERSDVSAELDEKRTTLDEINENRTAYRRAKRRLESIDDEIERRRDRIDELTAERESLTDEIDDLEETIDDLETEDYGDVLEQHRAVNELEFELERKERDRDEIEDEIASIEDQLDERNRLEAEQEDVREALTDLRTRIDRIEADAVEAFNEHMANLLETLEYDNLDRIWIDRTTREVREGRRKVSKSTFDLKIVRSTDAGAAYEDSIDHLSESEREVTGLVFALAGYLVHDVYETVPFMLLDSLEAIDSARIATVVEYFEEYAPFLVVALLEEDAQAIEGEHDVIAEI; translated from the coding sequence ATGGAAACTGGTATGGATTCGGAACAACGGAGGACGCCGGAACGGGCAACCCTTTCGGTCGACAACATCGGCGGAATCGACGAAACGGAGGTCACGTTCCAGCAGGGAATCACCGTTCTCTCGGGACGAAACGCAACCAACCGGACGTCGCTGCTACAGGGCATCATGGCGGCGCTGGGCAGCGATCGGGTGAGTCTCAAAGCCGACGCCGACGAGGGTGGAGCCACGCTCTCGTTCGGCGACGAGACGTACCACCGATCGCTACAGCGGGGAGGCGGAACGGTCGTCAGCGACGGCGACCCGTACCTCGACGACCCGGAACTCGCCGACCTGTTCGCGTTCCTGCTCGAGTCGAACGAGGCGCGCCGGGCGGTGGCTCGGGGGGACGACCTCCGGGAACTGATCATGCGCCCGGTCGACACGGACGCGATCACGGCCGAGATCGAACAGTACGAGCAGCGGAAACGGGACATCGACGATCGGCTCGCGCAACTGGACGAACTCGAGAACCGGCTACCCGACCTGGAGGCGAAACGGACGCGAGTGATCGACGAGATCGAACGGCTCCAGGGGGAACTCGAGACGGCACAGGCGGACCTCGAGGACGCGAACGTCGACGTCGAGGAGCGGCGCGCGGACCAGTCGGAACTCGAGGACAGACTCGACGAGTTACGAGAGACGCGATCCGAACTCGAGCGGACCAGAGACCGGGTCGAAACGGAACGGGAGAGTATCGAGGCGCTCGAGACCGAACGGGAGGAGGTCGAGGAGCGACTCGACGACCTCTCGACCGGGGGAGAGACGGAGGTCGACCGACTCGAGGCCGAAATCGACGTCCTCCAGGACGAAAAGGCCGAGCTCAGCGAGGAAATCTCACAGTTGCAAAGCACCATCCAGTTCAACGAACAGCTTCTGGAGGAGTCCACCGAGATCCTCGGCGGTGGCGAGGAGACCGACGGTGGCTCCGTGACCGACCAGTTGCTCCCCGACGCCGAGTCCGATTCGATCACCTGCTGGACCTGTGGTTCGACGGTCGCCCGGGACCAGATCGAAACCACCATCGAACAGTTACAGGCCGCCAGACAGGACCGCCTCGAGGAGCGATCCGACGTCAGCGCCGAACTCGACGAGAAGCGAACGACGCTCGACGAGATCAACGAGAACCGGACGGCGTACCGACGGGCGAAGCGCCGCCTCGAATCGATCGACGACGAGATCGAGCGGCGACGCGACCGGATCGACGAACTGACGGCCGAACGCGAGTCGTTGACCGACGAAATCGACGACCTCGAGGAGACGATCGACGACCTCGAGACCGAGGATTACGGCGACGTCCTCGAGCAACACCGGGCGGTCAACGAACTCGAATTCGAACTCGAGCGCAAAGAGCGCGACCGCGACGAGATCGAGGACGAAATCGCGTCGATCGAGGACCAACTCGACGAGCGAAACCGCCTCGAAGCGGAACAGGAGGACGTCAGGGAGGCACTGACGGACCTGCGAACCCGCATCGATCGGATCGAGGCCGACGCGGTCGAGGCGTTCAACGAGCACATGGCGAACCTCCTCGAGACGCTCGAGTACGACAACCTCGATCGGATCTGGATCGATCGGACGACCCGCGAGGTACGAGAGGGACGTCGCAAGGTCTCGAAGTCCACGTTCGACCTGAAGATCGTCCGCAGTACCGACGCGGGAGCGGCCTACGAGGACTCGATCGACCACCTGAGCGAGAGCGAGCGGGAGGTGACGGGGCTGGTGTTCGCGCTCGCGGGCTATCTCGTCCACGACGTCTACGAGACGGTCCCGTTCATGCTCCTGGACTCGCTCGAAGCGATCGACTCCGCGCGGATCGCCACCGTCGTCGAGTACTTCGAGGAGTACGCGCCCTTCCTCGTCGTGGCGCTGCTCGAGGAAGACGCACAGGCGATCGAGGGAGAACACGACGTGATCGCTGAGATCTGA
- the rdfA gene encoding rod-determining factor RdfA has translation MTESSTSRSSDESCGCKLGRIATEYDLSGLDDDLVASWTGTGDEQYSTRELATRVNQRVLESALDDAGVALKDGEVENTYRLLTDDDVTSGTRVQTRNELEREGVPIEDVESDFVSHQTVYNHLTGCLEASLEEPDDEERLERGAEKLGALQNRTAVVTEDTIAQLERNDVVDIGDFDVLVSVTVTCQECQQQYTVRELLDERSCDCDRT, from the coding sequence GTGACCGAATCATCCACATCCCGATCGTCGGACGAGTCGTGTGGCTGCAAACTCGGCCGAATCGCGACGGAGTACGACCTCTCGGGACTCGACGACGACCTCGTCGCGTCCTGGACAGGGACCGGCGACGAACAGTACAGTACGCGGGAACTCGCGACGCGGGTGAACCAGCGCGTCCTCGAGTCGGCACTCGACGACGCCGGCGTGGCGCTCAAGGACGGCGAAGTCGAGAACACGTATCGGCTGCTCACCGACGACGACGTCACCAGCGGGACGCGGGTCCAGACCCGGAACGAACTCGAGCGCGAGGGCGTCCCGATCGAGGACGTCGAGTCGGATTTCGTCTCCCACCAGACCGTCTACAACCACCTGACGGGCTGTCTCGAGGCGTCGCTCGAGGAACCGGACGACGAGGAACGGCTCGAACGGGGCGCGGAGAAACTCGGCGCGCTCCAGAACCGGACCGCAGTGGTGACGGAAGATACGATCGCGCAGCTCGAACGCAACGACGTCGTCGACATCGGCGACTTCGACGTGCTCGTCTCCGTCACGGTAACCTGCCAGGAGTGCCAGCAACAGTACACGGTCAGGGAACTGCTCGACGAACGATCCTGTGACTGCGATCGAACGTAA
- a CDS encoding cation:proton antiporter, whose translation MSVLETVLVELVVVLLIAATAGVALARVANIPYTIALLLVGVGASAIGVPHTIGLSEEIILLVVLPALLFQGGTNVDLERLQTDLLPVVLLAGPGLVLSILLLGVFGRYALGYPLLVSLLFAIMILPTDAISVVAVFEDVGAPKRLSTVIESESLLNDGVGVALFATILAAVVEAVQRGASPTAVTSVTDLARTVGIELLVASLGGFLVGVVAGHLVYRAMVAADDAMLGVSLTVVLAYGSYLLADALGASGAIAVVVAGLFIGDRGETDALDPRTRITVATTWSAVAFLLNTLLFVLIGLETPIGAFVDSAGLVVIAFVLVVLARSVVVYPLVTVTNRWLDESISRSSQHLIAWSGLHASIPIALVLGLPPELPAALREELRVLVFGVAALSLLVQGLTIAPLLDRLGIVQRSPPEEVYRLLTARLRGVDAAIATASALHRDEELPQDLYVEFCDTYGREKNRLEAAISQLLDRYPSVRRRAELAGERRVLESEKDAVMEAIKSGVVEGADADRLLETVDERLERVDAGESDVGRLEESAFREFWTDAIDAYDLDVDRPWQDDDGATTGAEDA comes from the coding sequence ATGAGCGTCCTCGAAACCGTTCTCGTCGAGCTCGTCGTCGTCTTGCTGATCGCGGCCACGGCCGGCGTCGCACTTGCGAGGGTCGCGAACATTCCGTACACGATCGCGTTGCTCCTCGTCGGCGTCGGCGCGTCGGCGATCGGAGTCCCCCACACGATCGGTCTCTCCGAGGAGATCATCCTGCTCGTCGTCCTTCCCGCGTTGCTGTTCCAGGGTGGTACGAACGTCGACCTGGAGCGCCTGCAGACGGACCTCCTCCCGGTGGTGCTGCTGGCCGGCCCCGGCCTCGTGCTCTCGATTCTCCTGCTCGGCGTGTTCGGTCGGTACGCGCTCGGCTACCCGCTGCTCGTCTCCCTGCTGTTCGCGATCATGATCCTGCCGACGGATGCGATTTCGGTGGTGGCGGTGTTCGAAGACGTCGGGGCGCCGAAACGGCTCTCGACCGTCATCGAGAGCGAAAGTCTGCTCAACGACGGGGTGGGCGTCGCTCTCTTCGCGACGATCCTCGCGGCCGTCGTCGAAGCCGTCCAGCGAGGGGCCTCGCCCACGGCAGTCACGTCCGTCACGGACCTCGCTCGAACCGTCGGGATCGAACTGCTGGTCGCGAGCCTCGGCGGCTTCCTGGTCGGCGTCGTGGCCGGCCACCTCGTCTATCGGGCGATGGTCGCGGCCGACGACGCGATGCTCGGCGTCAGCCTCACCGTCGTCCTGGCCTACGGCTCGTACCTCCTCGCCGACGCGCTGGGTGCGAGCGGCGCGATCGCGGTCGTCGTCGCCGGCCTGTTCATCGGCGATCGCGGGGAGACCGACGCGCTCGATCCGCGGACGCGGATCACCGTCGCCACGACGTGGAGCGCCGTCGCCTTCCTGCTCAACACGCTCCTGTTCGTCCTCATCGGCCTCGAGACGCCGATCGGGGCCTTCGTCGACAGCGCCGGACTCGTGGTGATCGCGTTCGTCCTCGTCGTGCTCGCCCGGTCCGTCGTCGTCTATCCGCTCGTGACGGTGACCAATCGCTGGCTCGACGAGTCGATCTCGCGATCGTCCCAGCACCTGATCGCCTGGAGCGGCCTGCACGCGTCGATCCCCATCGCGCTGGTCCTCGGCTTGCCGCCGGAACTTCCGGCCGCCCTGCGCGAAGAACTCCGCGTGCTCGTCTTCGGCGTGGCGGCGCTCAGCCTCCTCGTCCAGGGGCTGACGATCGCCCCGCTGCTCGATCGCCTCGGGATCGTCCAGCGATCGCCGCCCGAGGAAGTTTATCGGCTCCTGACGGCCCGACTTCGAGGAGTCGACGCCGCCATTGCGACCGCAAGCGCACTGCACCGGGACGAAGAACTCCCACAGGACCTCTACGTCGAGTTCTGCGATACGTACGGTCGGGAGAAGAACCGCCTCGAGGCGGCGATCTCGCAACTTCTCGATCGGTATCCGTCCGTCCGTCGGCGGGCCGAACTCGCGGGCGAGCGGCGCGTGCTCGAGAGCGAGAAGGACGCGGTCATGGAAGCGATCAAGTCGGGCGTCGTCGAGGGAGCCGACGCCGATCGACTCCTCGAGACCGTGGACGAACGACTCGAGCGCGTCGACGCGGGCGAGAGCGACGTGGGACGGCTCGAAGAGTCGGCGTTCCGGGAGTTCTGGACGGACGCGATCGACGCGTACGACCTCGACGTCGATCGACCCTGGCAGGACGACGACGGGGCGACGACCGGCGCCGAGGACGCGTGA